A single genomic interval of Polynucleobacter necessarius harbors:
- a CDS encoding DUF2863 family protein yields MSLIGWQNAMQEPIASLLPGCEFEFLLPEAYFTNCRLADKHMRPLSIRAAVNFLESTLGILPAGLSCVVGAFGEEQDDEYRIAFSAKGSSEVMYGVIWPLYDRESVASDALNDLSDDESPMKKICDALHDAGVEDVFRHAMLFDPELCDDCGAPLFPDRSGEAVHAEMPDDTPSQQPLLH; encoded by the coding sequence GTGAGTTTGATTGGTTGGCAAAATGCCATGCAAGAGCCGATTGCTTCTTTGTTACCAGGCTGTGAGTTTGAATTTCTTTTACCGGAGGCGTATTTCACAAATTGTCGCTTGGCGGATAAGCATATGCGACCGTTAAGTATTCGCGCTGCCGTGAATTTCTTGGAGAGTACGCTGGGAATTCTACCTGCAGGCCTATCCTGTGTAGTAGGCGCATTTGGCGAAGAGCAGGACGATGAATATCGTATTGCTTTTAGCGCTAAGGGTTCCTCAGAGGTAATGTACGGCGTTATTTGGCCGCTCTATGATCGCGAGAGTGTAGCGAGTGATGCCTTAAATGACTTGTCGGATGATGAGAGTCCGATGAAGAAAATTTGCGATGCCTTGCATGATGCCGGGGTGGAGGATGTGTTCCGCCATGCAATGCTATTTGATCCAGAGCTTTGTGACGATTGCGGCGCACCTTTGTTCCCTGATCGATCGGGCGAAGCAGTCCATGCCGAGATGCCGGATGACACCCCATCTCAACAACCTTTATTGCATTAA